From the Oceanicaulis alexandrii DSM 11625 genome, one window contains:
- a CDS encoding efflux RND transporter periplasmic adaptor subunit: MTIRNLMLAVSALGVLAACSPAEPEEQAPPRAARIEAVQAAATSNQREFVGRVEARLTVDLSFQVGGRLAEFPVSEGQLIEEGALVARLETQDFERARRETQVQLQQARQNLDRQRTLNERGIASDAALEDAQTAYDLRAVALDNARQNLEYAAINAPFDGLISRRLVDNYTTVSAGQPVVRIQDVSELRVAIQVPESLIAQVDRGDEPDMVARFPFLPDQSFELEYRELVAEPDQASQTYTALFALPDTVPANILPGMTASVTVTLPQSLSNQAQGVVAPLSALASNPDGSFSVWVFDPASGAVSRRAVLAGPIEGGQVVIHSGLEPGEEIVTAGVNALHEGMLVRPITPINR, encoded by the coding sequence ATGACTATTCGCAATCTGATGCTGGCGGTGAGCGCCCTCGGCGTTCTAGCGGCGTGCTCGCCCGCTGAGCCGGAGGAGCAGGCGCCGCCGAGAGCAGCGCGCATTGAAGCCGTGCAAGCGGCGGCGACCTCTAACCAACGCGAGTTTGTCGGACGGGTGGAAGCGCGCCTTACGGTGGATCTCTCCTTTCAGGTCGGCGGCCGACTGGCGGAGTTTCCCGTTTCTGAAGGCCAGCTGATCGAAGAGGGCGCTCTGGTCGCTCGGCTTGAAACCCAGGATTTTGAGCGCGCCCGGCGAGAGACGCAGGTTCAGCTGCAGCAGGCCCGCCAGAATCTTGATCGGCAACGCACGCTTAACGAACGCGGCATCGCCTCTGACGCCGCGCTTGAAGATGCGCAGACCGCCTATGACTTGCGGGCTGTGGCGCTCGATAACGCCCGGCAAAATCTGGAGTATGCGGCCATCAATGCGCCGTTTGACGGATTGATCAGCCGTCGGCTTGTGGACAATTACACAACGGTGTCCGCGGGCCAGCCGGTGGTGCGTATTCAGGATGTCAGCGAACTACGGGTCGCCATCCAGGTGCCCGAGAGCCTGATCGCTCAGGTGGATCGTGGAGACGAGCCCGACATGGTCGCCCGTTTCCCGTTCTTACCGGATCAGAGTTTCGAGCTGGAGTATCGCGAGCTGGTGGCGGAGCCTGACCAGGCGTCCCAGACCTATACCGCCCTGTTCGCGTTGCCCGACACCGTGCCGGCCAACATACTTCCCGGCATGACGGCGTCGGTGACTGTCACTTTGCCGCAAAGCCTGTCAAACCAGGCGCAGGGCGTGGTGGCGCCGCTCTCGGCGCTGGCCTCCAATCCCGATGGCAGCTTCTCGGTCTGGGTGTTTGACCCCGCCTCTGGCGCCGTCAGTCGCCGCGCAGTTCTGGCTGGACCGATCGAGGGCGGCCAGGTCGTCATTCATTCCGGTCTGGAGCCGGGGGAAGAGATCGTCACTGCCGGGGTGAATGCATTGCATGAGGGCATGCTCGTGCGCCCGATCACCCCCATCAATCGCTGA
- a CDS encoding efflux RND transporter permease subunit translates to MTETAKSGVGGKFNLARLSIERPVLTWLVILFCLFGGIQGFMSVGRLEDPSFTIKEAIVVTPYPGATAEEVEDEVTERLETAIQQMSQLDEVFSESSPGVSEIHVRMRDEFDGTELPQIWDELRKRIRDAAPTLPPGAGTSQVLDDFGDVYGILYAVTAPGYSDREIRDIADDLRRELLVVDGVSKVEVAGVTQERIYIEISQEDLARLGLPVEAVLSTLSNENAVVSAGEAPSGDRLLRIEMPQSIGGVESIENLLISPRDAGQTLRLSDIANVTRAPVERADVYIYHNGEPSFTLGVAGLEDANIVDVGEAVEARLAELEQDLPVGVELKPIYEQHTVVAKATNGFLVNLAMSVAIVIGVLCLFMGWRAGVTVGAVLLLTVLGTLFFMNAFDITMQRISLGALIIAMGMLVDNAIVVTEGIQVSVQRGDDRMKAAEDAVNSTQWPLLGATVIGIMAFSGIGLSPDSTGEFLFSLFAIIGISLVLSWILAITVAPMIAYHLFKGEKANPDDPHGRGIYSVYRNLLVTALKHRILTVIALVVVFMASIVGFGSVKQAFFPNSNTPMFYVNMTMPQGADILATDAVIRDVARFAGEQEHARSVDAFVGRGATRFMLTYTSEQPNPAYGQLIVQTETLDEIPPLADTIMAYVTETYPQLEARSERIVFGPPSGAQLEARFMGPDAEVLRALTEEALRRLNEAGEFRDLRTDWRNRELVLVPQILPDRARTIGVTRADVADALSYATSGSQVGVFREGDILIPIIARAPDYERAQPDSLTDRLIWSPSQNAYVPVSQVVSGFELEAHESLIQRRNRVRTLTVQGNPASEDTTAASAFPRFAEVVSGIELPHGYTLEWGGEHEASSEANESLGGVLPLSFLVMLVTSFILFQSVRQPLIIWLIVPMSICGVSMGLLATNVAFSFTALLGLLSLSGMLIKNAIVLVDEVDQRINRGDPRFDAMVKGSVSRLRPVLLAAGTTILGMTPLIFDAFFQGMAVTIICGLAFATILTMIATPVFYALFFRIKDDEVAA, encoded by the coding sequence ATGACCGAAACCGCAAAGTCCGGGGTCGGCGGCAAGTTCAATCTTGCCCGACTGTCCATCGAGCGCCCGGTGCTGACCTGGCTTGTCATCCTGTTCTGCCTGTTTGGCGGCATACAGGGCTTCATGTCGGTGGGGCGTCTTGAAGACCCGTCCTTCACCATCAAGGAAGCCATTGTTGTCACGCCGTATCCCGGCGCGACGGCGGAAGAGGTGGAAGACGAGGTCACTGAGCGTCTGGAAACCGCGATCCAGCAGATGAGTCAGCTTGACGAGGTCTTCTCCGAAAGCTCGCCCGGCGTCAGCGAAATTCACGTGCGCATGCGCGACGAGTTTGACGGCACAGAGTTGCCTCAAATCTGGGACGAGCTGAGAAAGCGGATACGGGACGCTGCGCCAACCTTGCCGCCGGGCGCTGGAACCTCGCAGGTTCTCGATGATTTCGGCGATGTTTACGGCATTCTCTACGCCGTCACCGCGCCGGGATATTCTGATCGTGAGATCCGCGATATCGCCGATGATCTGCGCCGCGAATTGCTGGTCGTGGACGGGGTCTCCAAGGTGGAGGTCGCAGGCGTCACGCAAGAACGCATTTATATCGAGATTTCCCAGGAAGATCTGGCGCGTCTCGGGCTTCCGGTCGAGGCGGTGCTTTCCACCCTTTCCAATGAAAACGCGGTGGTCTCCGCCGGGGAGGCGCCCTCGGGCGACCGCTTGCTGCGCATTGAAATGCCGCAATCCATCGGCGGCGTGGAGTCCATTGAAAATCTTCTGATCTCGCCGCGCGATGCCGGTCAGACCTTGCGTCTGTCTGACATTGCGAACGTAACGCGGGCGCCCGTCGAGCGGGCTGATGTTTACATTTATCACAATGGCGAGCCGTCTTTCACCTTGGGCGTGGCGGGGCTTGAAGACGCCAATATCGTCGATGTGGGCGAAGCTGTGGAAGCCCGGCTGGCCGAGCTGGAGCAAGATCTGCCGGTCGGCGTCGAACTCAAGCCGATCTATGAACAACACACGGTCGTGGCCAAGGCGACCAATGGCTTCCTGGTCAATCTGGCGATGTCGGTCGCCATCGTGATCGGGGTCTTGTGTCTGTTCATGGGGTGGCGCGCCGGTGTGACTGTGGGCGCCGTGCTGCTTCTGACCGTTCTGGGGACGTTGTTCTTCATGAACGCGTTTGACATCACCATGCAGCGCATCTCGCTGGGCGCCCTGATCATCGCCATGGGCATGCTGGTGGATAACGCCATTGTGGTGACCGAAGGCATTCAGGTTTCTGTTCAGCGCGGCGATGACCGGATGAAGGCGGCCGAGGATGCGGTCAACTCGACCCAATGGCCGCTCTTGGGCGCAACCGTCATCGGCATCATGGCGTTTTCGGGCATCGGATTGTCGCCCGATTCGACGGGCGAGTTTCTGTTCTCGCTCTTCGCCATCATCGGCATTTCGCTGGTGCTGAGCTGGATACTGGCGATCACGGTCGCCCCGATGATCGCCTATCACCTGTTCAAGGGCGAGAAAGCCAATCCAGATGACCCGCATGGGCGGGGCATCTACAGCGTTTATCGCAATCTTCTGGTGACGGCGCTCAAGCACCGCATTCTGACAGTGATTGCGCTGGTGGTGGTGTTCATGGCGTCCATCGTCGGCTTCGGCTCGGTCAAGCAAGCCTTCTTCCCCAATTCGAATACGCCGATGTTCTATGTGAACATGACCATGCCCCAGGGGGCGGACATTCTGGCCACCGACGCGGTGATCCGCGACGTGGCGCGTTTCGCCGGCGAGCAGGAGCATGCCCGTTCGGTGGACGCGTTTGTAGGCCGCGGCGCGACGCGCTTCATGCTGACTTACACCAGCGAACAGCCCAATCCCGCCTATGGTCAGCTGATCGTGCAGACGGAGACGCTGGATGAGATTCCGCCGTTGGCGGACACCATCATGGCCTATGTGACCGAGACCTATCCTCAGCTGGAAGCGCGGTCCGAGCGGATCGTGTTCGGCCCGCCTTCGGGCGCCCAGCTGGAGGCGCGTTTCATGGGGCCGGACGCCGAAGTTCTGCGCGCGCTGACCGAAGAAGCATTGCGGCGGCTCAATGAAGCCGGCGAATTCCGCGATCTGCGCACGGACTGGCGTAATCGCGAGCTGGTGCTTGTGCCGCAAATCCTGCCGGATCGCGCCCGGACCATCGGCGTCACGCGCGCGGATGTGGCTGACGCGCTGAGCTATGCAACCTCCGGCTCGCAAGTGGGCGTGTTCCGGGAAGGCGACATCCTGATTCCGATCATCGCGCGGGCGCCGGACTATGAGCGGGCCCAGCCTGACAGCCTGACCGACCGGTTGATCTGGAGCCCGTCCCAGAACGCCTATGTGCCGGTCAGCCAGGTGGTCAGCGGGTTTGAGCTGGAGGCGCATGAAAGTCTGATCCAGCGCCGCAACCGGGTGCGCACCCTGACCGTGCAAGGCAATCCAGCGTCAGAGGACACAACTGCGGCCTCGGCGTTTCCGCGCTTTGCAGAAGTCGTGAGCGGCATCGAGCTGCCCCATGGTTACACGCTTGAATGGGGCGGGGAGCATGAGGCGTCCAGCGAAGCCAATGAATCGCTGGGCGGCGTGCTGCCGCTGAGCTTTCTGGTCATGCTGGTGACCAGCTTCATCCTGTTCCAGAGCGTGCGTCAGCCGTTGATCATCTGGCTGATCGTGCCGATGTCGATCTGCGGCGTCAGCATGGGGCTTCTGGCGACCAATGTGGCCTTCTCCTTCACCGCGCTGTTGGGCTTGCTGTCGCTGTCGGGGATGTTGATCAAGAACGCCATCGTGCTGGTGGACGAGGTCGATCAGCGCATCAACCGCGGTGATCCGCGTTTTGACGCCATGGTGAAAGGCTCGGTCAGCCGTTTGCGGCCGGTGCTGCTGGCGGCGGGCACGACGATCCTGGGCATGACGCCCCTGATCTTCGACGCTTTCTTCCAGGGCATGGCGGTGACCATCATCTGCGGTCTGGCCTTTGCGACCATCCTGACCATGATCGCCACGCCGGTCTTCTACGCCCTGTTCTTCAGGATCAAGGATGACGAGGTGGCGGCCTAG
- a CDS encoding glycosyltransferase: MLKDTDPPLPGLSGKARAEETQAKPDLKRDTPKARLDDQGRKADFFRSVDSAPVGVSVARPREVQDFALAAFAFFSIILLALPELSRAFFDVAIPRDFVGFTADRMNAVLPVRTFLLSFFLTYALFAYGTPGKRVVLAMSFLLKLALACIVIDLAAWLSWRWASAVWPVHFQQFLAGMAGLIIFPHTLISQARLPTASGTPVLRDGKLYEYSLLFVTGGVAAIVAILVSSVFQPEADYLRSIALLGGMGPGVFLAQQVMGVQLAVLGWGRNQISRRRAFSPPVAVMIPAHNEAHQIRETLLAVDAAAARYDGDVRVIVMENCSHDETAQLAETTLARCENLAGWHVDASTIPGKARALNRGLDLIEEGFVVRIDADTVIAPDTLKTAMRHFARNAVGGVGGLPLPHADEGLLSKVRAIEVLMRHGFVQVGFGAFGGVFGLPGMFVIYRKSALDEAGGFTEGMNGEDTDITLRMTSLGYRMVADPKAKFYTETPDTLAFLREQRTRWFRSLYHVTAHNRDMLFRNGSVIGNVALPFTLLNGARRAMMTPLLIYGLIVFFLFGGVYGHPGFATVVAVVMGMPFVLALFVLIVWRRLDLIPILPLYMGFRFLRSYYTLGSTLSLIFPSRKAERAFDAPKPRQKPPLVD; the protein is encoded by the coding sequence ATGCTCAAAGACACCGACCCGCCGCTTCCCGGCCTCTCTGGCAAGGCGCGTGCCGAGGAAACGCAGGCCAAGCCTGATCTGAAGCGGGACACTCCGAAGGCGCGCCTGGATGATCAGGGGCGCAAGGCGGACTTCTTCCGCTCTGTGGACTCTGCGCCCGTCGGAGTCTCCGTCGCGCGCCCCAGAGAAGTTCAGGACTTCGCCCTCGCCGCGTTCGCCTTCTTCTCCATCATTCTGCTGGCGCTGCCAGAGCTGAGCCGGGCATTTTTTGATGTCGCCATACCGCGAGATTTCGTCGGCTTCACCGCAGACCGGATGAATGCGGTGTTGCCGGTCCGCACCTTCCTTCTGAGCTTCTTTCTGACCTATGCGCTGTTCGCTTACGGCACGCCGGGCAAACGGGTCGTGCTGGCGATGAGCTTCCTGCTCAAGCTGGCGCTGGCCTGCATCGTGATCGACCTGGCCGCCTGGCTGAGCTGGCGATGGGCAAGTGCGGTCTGGCCGGTCCATTTCCAGCAATTTCTCGCCGGCATGGCCGGGCTGATCATCTTCCCGCACACCCTGATCAGCCAGGCGCGCCTGCCGACCGCTTCAGGAACCCCGGTGCTGCGCGACGGCAAGCTGTACGAATACAGCCTGTTGTTCGTCACCGGCGGCGTTGCGGCGATCGTCGCCATTCTGGTGTCTTCCGTGTTCCAGCCTGAAGCCGATTATCTGCGCTCGATCGCGTTGCTGGGCGGAATGGGGCCGGGCGTGTTCCTGGCGCAGCAGGTCATGGGCGTGCAACTGGCGGTGCTGGGCTGGGGGCGCAACCAGATCTCGAGACGCCGCGCCTTTTCGCCCCCGGTCGCCGTGATGATCCCGGCGCACAATGAAGCCCACCAGATCCGCGAAACGCTTCTGGCCGTCGACGCAGCGGCGGCGCGCTATGATGGCGATGTGCGAGTGATCGTCATGGAGAACTGCTCGCATGACGAAACGGCGCAACTGGCGGAAACGACCCTGGCGCGGTGCGAAAACCTGGCGGGGTGGCATGTGGACGCCAGCACTATTCCCGGCAAGGCCCGGGCGCTCAATCGCGGTCTCGACCTGATTGAGGAAGGCTTTGTCGTCCGCATTGACGCCGACACCGTGATTGCGCCCGACACGCTGAAAACCGCCATGCGCCATTTCGCCCGGAACGCCGTGGGCGGCGTCGGCGGGCTGCCCCTGCCCCATGCGGACGAAGGACTGTTGTCCAAGGTGCGCGCCATCGAGGTGCTGATGCGCCATGGCTTCGTGCAGGTGGGCTTCGGCGCGTTCGGCGGGGTGTTCGGCCTGCCCGGCATGTTCGTGATCTATCGCAAATCTGCGCTGGACGAGGCGGGCGGCTTCACCGAGGGCATGAATGGCGAGGACACCGACATCACCTTGCGCATGACCTCGCTGGGCTATCGCATGGTCGCGGACCCCAAGGCGAAGTTCTACACCGAGACGCCGGACACGCTCGCTTTCCTGCGCGAACAGCGCACGCGCTGGTTTCGCTCGCTCTACCATGTCACCGCGCACAACCGGGACATGCTGTTTCGCAATGGCTCGGTGATCGGCAATGTCGCCTTGCCGTTCACCCTGCTCAATGGCGCGCGGCGCGCAATGATGACGCCGCTGCTGATCTACGGCCTGATCGTGTTCTTCCTGTTCGGCGGCGTGTATGGGCACCCCGGTTTCGCCACGGTGGTGGCCGTGGTGATGGGCATGCCCTTCGTCCTGGCGCTGTTCGTGCTGATCGTCTGGAGACGGCTCGACCTCATCCCGATCCTGCCGCTCTACATGGGCTTCAGGTTCCTGCGGTCCTACTACACGCTGGGATCGACGCTCTCGCTGATTTTCCCGAGCCGGAAGGCCGAGCGCGCCTTCGACGCGCCCAAGCCTCGTCAGAAACCGCCGCTTGTAGACTAG
- a CDS encoding cellulose biosynthesis cyclic di-GMP-binding regulatory protein BcsB, whose amino-acid sequence MKTNREYKRRFPWFSASLGIVALASVATLFVSGQLNAGQGEFGLFVRQVFDRMTSAQAALGRDGLYDVSLADAGHEDGLVVSGYPSYASASLPLVRDQRSRAVRLVLSGRQDVSVDAVTALRVTVNGRRVMERVLAPGQRDFTWVFDLTEQLAGAADARIGVQLAGDVSAQVCHSDRSMGAVLSLAPSSGLEIELEGPLTSVRDVLALTPRQVVIAMDDGEAWFELATRLGARLNRNGFVVTMINLDDAAAIVEAGAEGVILAGSRENLQRAGFLSVDERAPAGASLWRRAGHTMVAVTDAERIDTVRFLTSELSAIARGISVNPVQFLSAEGPSVLTLERLGVDTSVQQVADRREWRFSYVLAESPQGRVADAVGLDFRLPDGPTGVTTVAHVALNGELIDSRRLNGSGQNRYRVELPTARQGLVNDVAIALQRQRDDGGCEISQQRYPVQLASDSALLFESAQAGQGFTHLPERFADGLEVRLPDVMSASQRLVMARVTADALALFAPSNAPLTYVFSSTDNGRSGPVERPFLAINNTPVNAQAPLRVYADRLVIETGAGVDADVRALSNLTLLQVSRAEIEPETPRQGPRYAPGLVVHAIDDAPSMRGAYLGQNPVAIIHADGVAMSPGSQGLPSFIGFE is encoded by the coding sequence ATGAAAACCAATCGTGAGTACAAGCGCAGATTCCCCTGGTTTTCTGCTTCCCTTGGCATTGTCGCGCTCGCCAGCGTGGCGACGCTGTTCGTCTCGGGGCAGCTGAACGCCGGTCAGGGCGAGTTCGGATTGTTCGTGCGTCAGGTCTTTGACCGGATGACCAGCGCGCAGGCCGCGCTTGGTCGTGATGGTCTTTATGACGTCAGTCTGGCTGACGCGGGCCATGAAGACGGCCTCGTCGTGTCTGGGTACCCCTCTTACGCCTCCGCCAGCCTGCCTTTGGTGCGCGATCAGCGATCGCGTGCGGTCCGGCTCGTTCTGAGCGGCCGTCAGGATGTGAGCGTGGACGCGGTCACGGCGTTGCGGGTGACGGTGAATGGCCGACGCGTGATGGAGCGGGTGCTGGCGCCGGGCCAGCGGGACTTCACCTGGGTGTTCGACCTGACCGAGCAGCTTGCGGGCGCTGCGGATGCGCGTATCGGCGTGCAGCTGGCTGGCGACGTGTCCGCCCAGGTCTGCCATTCGGACCGCTCCATGGGCGCAGTGCTCAGCCTTGCTCCGAGCTCCGGTCTCGAAATCGAGCTTGAGGGGCCGCTCACGTCTGTGCGCGATGTGTTGGCCTTGACCCCGCGCCAGGTGGTGATCGCCATGGATGACGGCGAAGCCTGGTTCGAGCTCGCGACCCGGCTGGGCGCTCGGCTCAATCGCAACGGTTTTGTCGTCACCATGATCAATCTCGACGACGCGGCCGCAATCGTGGAAGCGGGCGCGGAAGGCGTGATCCTGGCGGGCTCGCGCGAAAATCTGCAGCGCGCTGGGTTTCTGTCAGTGGATGAACGCGCGCCTGCGGGCGCCAGCCTGTGGCGGCGCGCCGGGCACACCATGGTCGCTGTCACGGATGCGGAGCGTATCGACACTGTGCGCTTTCTCACCAGCGAGCTGTCTGCCATCGCCCGTGGGATTTCGGTCAATCCAGTCCAATTCCTGTCTGCTGAAGGTCCGTCGGTGCTGACGCTTGAACGGCTCGGCGTGGACACCAGCGTGCAACAGGTCGCTGACCGTCGCGAATGGCGCTTCAGCTATGTGTTGGCGGAGTCGCCGCAAGGCCGGGTCGCAGATGCCGTGGGACTCGATTTCCGGCTGCCGGATGGTCCGACGGGGGTGACGACGGTCGCTCATGTCGCGCTGAACGGTGAGTTGATTGATTCTCGACGGCTGAACGGTTCGGGCCAGAACCGCTATCGCGTGGAATTGCCCACGGCGCGGCAGGGTCTTGTGAATGATGTCGCCATAGCCCTGCAGCGCCAGCGCGATGATGGCGGGTGTGAGATTTCCCAGCAGCGGTATCCGGTCCAGCTGGCGAGCGACAGCGCGCTCCTGTTTGAAAGCGCGCAGGCGGGTCAAGGCTTCACCCATTTGCCCGAGCGGTTTGCGGACGGTCTGGAAGTGCGTTTGCCGGATGTGATGAGTGCGTCGCAGAGGCTCGTCATGGCGCGCGTGACCGCGGATGCGCTGGCCTTGTTCGCCCCCTCCAATGCGCCTCTCACCTATGTGTTTTCCAGCACCGATAATGGCCGTTCCGGCCCGGTGGAACGGCCTTTTCTGGCGATCAACAACACGCCCGTGAATGCGCAGGCGCCCTTGCGGGTCTATGCGGACCGGCTGGTCATCGAGACCGGCGCCGGGGTGGATGCGGACGTGCGGGCCTTGTCCAACCTGACCTTGTTGCAGGTGTCGCGCGCTGAAATCGAACCGGAGACGCCCCGGCAGGGACCGCGTTACGCGCCGGGACTGGTGGTGCACGCCATTGATGATGCGCCCTCCATGCGCGGCGCGTATCTGGGACAGAATCCGGTGGCGATCATTCATGCGGACGGAGTGGCGATGTCGCCCGGAAGTCAGGGCCTGCCCAGCTTCATCGGCTTCGAGTAA
- a CDS encoding DUF1295 domain-containing protein, translating to MSVISLLALNLGAVLLLFSALWVIAQLNRDPSFIDAFWAFSIVLVAGLTFLLTDGATWRHMLIAGLTAVWGMRLGVHLLLRWRQEGADRRYMKLLSNVREKRGWSYGRTTALFVFLPQAVLLWLTSLPVQLGQAFAGEATLGVLGYAGAALAVFGIAYESLADAQLSRFKHDPARQGQVLDTGLWAWSRHPNYFGEACVWWGLWLIAAETGWGALALPGPVFVTFTLLKLSGVTLQEAGIEDRRPDYARYKARTSAFVPRPPKSHS from the coding sequence ATGAGCGTCATCAGCCTGCTCGCCCTTAATCTTGGGGCCGTTTTATTATTATTTTCAGCACTTTGGGTGATCGCCCAGCTCAATCGCGACCCCAGCTTCATCGATGCGTTCTGGGCGTTTTCGATTGTTCTGGTCGCCGGGCTCACCTTTCTGCTGACTGATGGCGCGACATGGCGACACATGCTGATCGCCGGGCTCACCGCTGTGTGGGGGATGAGGCTCGGCGTTCATTTGCTGCTGCGTTGGCGGCAGGAGGGGGCGGATCGGCGCTATATGAAATTGCTCAGCAATGTCCGCGAGAAGCGCGGTTGGAGCTATGGGCGCACCACGGCGCTGTTCGTTTTTCTGCCTCAAGCCGTCCTGTTATGGCTGACCAGCCTGCCCGTACAGCTCGGGCAAGCGTTCGCAGGTGAAGCGACGCTGGGCGTTCTGGGCTATGCCGGAGCGGCTTTGGCCGTGTTCGGAATTGCGTATGAAAGCCTCGCGGACGCCCAGCTCAGCCGGTTCAAACATGACCCGGCCAGGCAGGGCCAGGTTCTCGACACAGGCTTGTGGGCCTGGAGCCGGCATCCCAATTATTTCGGCGAGGCCTGCGTCTGGTGGGGGCTGTGGCTGATCGCGGCCGAAACCGGCTGGGGCGCGCTTGCCCTGCCTGGTCCGGTCTTCGTGACCTTCACCTTGCTCAAACTGTCCGGCGTGACGCTTCAGGAAGCGGGCATTGAGGACAGACGCCCAGACTATGCGCGCTACAAGGCGCGGACATCGGCGTTTGTGCCGCGTCCGCCCAAGTCACACTCATGA
- a CDS encoding ArsR/SmtB family transcription factor translates to MGAELDLMELRDRADEVASLMKILAHPGRLLVACELMEGECSVSEIESRTGVRQPNLSRDLARMRDAGLVTPRRDAKHVYYSLADVRIHKLVSALCQAFGPQMSKGGAVL, encoded by the coding sequence ATGGGCGCCGAACTCGACCTGATGGAGCTGCGCGATCGCGCGGACGAAGTCGCCAGCCTGATGAAAATTCTCGCCCATCCGGGGCGGCTGCTGGTGGCGTGCGAGCTGATGGAAGGCGAGTGCTCGGTGTCTGAGATCGAGTCGCGCACCGGCGTGCGTCAGCCTAATCTGTCGAGAGACCTGGCGCGCATGCGTGATGCCGGTCTTGTCACGCCGCGTCGGGACGCCAAGCACGTCTATTACAGCCTGGCCGATGTGCGTATCCACAAGCTGGTGTCGGCCTTGTGCCAGGCCTTCGGTCCCCAAATGTCCAAAGGAGGCGCCGTGTTATGA
- a CDS encoding MBL fold metallo-hydrolase codes for MTTDNASSQNPVVKAFFDRDTFTVSYVVSDPATSKAAIIDSVLDYDPKSGRTAHKSADALIAYVREQGLDVDWVLETHVHADHLSAAPYLKAQLGGQLAIGAHIRAVQSVFGDVFNAEDEFRRDGSQFDHLFADDERFYIGELEARAMHTPGHTPACMTYVIGDAAFVGDTLFMPDFGTARCDFPGGDARTLYRSIQKIFALPDETRLFMCHDYKAPGRDDFAWESTVAEERASNIHVGGGVDEDSFVAMRERRDATLDMPNLILPSVQVNMRAGELPPAEDNGVHYLKIPFDAL; via the coding sequence ATGACAACCGATAACGCTTCATCTCAGAACCCTGTGGTCAAAGCCTTTTTTGACCGCGACACATTCACTGTCAGCTATGTGGTCTCCGATCCTGCGACGTCGAAAGCGGCGATTATTGATTCCGTGCTTGATTACGATCCGAAGTCGGGACGCACCGCCCATAAGAGCGCGGACGCCCTGATCGCTTATGTGAGAGAGCAGGGGCTGGATGTGGATTGGGTGCTGGAAACCCATGTTCACGCCGATCATTTGTCTGCGGCGCCGTATCTGAAAGCCCAGCTGGGCGGACAATTGGCGATCGGGGCCCATATCCGCGCCGTCCAGTCCGTGTTCGGTGATGTGTTCAACGCCGAGGACGAGTTCCGGCGCGACGGCTCCCAGTTTGACCATTTGTTCGCGGACGATGAGCGCTTTTATATCGGCGAACTTGAAGCGCGCGCCATGCATACGCCGGGGCACACCCCGGCCTGCATGACTTACGTCATCGGGGATGCGGCGTTTGTCGGCGACACGCTGTTCATGCCCGATTTCGGCACGGCGCGCTGTGACTTTCCCGGCGGGGATGCGCGCACGCTCTATCGCTCCATCCAGAAGATCTTCGCCCTGCCTGACGAGACCCGCCTGTTCATGTGCCATGACTACAAGGCGCCAGGACGCGATGACTTCGCCTGGGAGAGCACTGTGGCCGAGGAGCGCGCTTCCAATATTCATGTGGGCGGCGGCGTGGACGAGGACAGTTTTGTCGCCATGCGCGAACGGCGCGACGCCACGCTGGACATGCCCAATCTGATCCTGCCCAGCGTGCAGGTGAACATGCGTGCGGGAGAATTGCCGCCCGCCGAGGATAATGGCGTGCATTACCTCAAGATTCCGTTCGACGCCCTGTAG
- a CDS encoding TIGR01244 family sulfur transferase, with protein MVCVPVTSDFFISGQIMPDQVQAFADQGFTALINNRPDGEEPGQPSSAMIEAAATSAGLDYLHAPMQGAQISETDIARIHAVTQQASGKVLGFCRSGARSMLGWALSQSQDRPADEILTLARDAGHDLSPFREVFEARHGPAV; from the coding sequence ATGGTCTGTGTCCCGGTGACGTCTGATTTCTTCATTTCCGGACAGATCATGCCTGACCAGGTTCAGGCCTTTGCTGATCAGGGCTTCACCGCGTTGATCAACAATCGGCCTGATGGTGAGGAGCCTGGGCAGCCGTCTTCGGCGATGATCGAGGCTGCGGCCACATCGGCCGGGCTGGATTACCTGCATGCCCCCATGCAGGGCGCGCAGATCAGCGAAACTGACATCGCCCGCATTCATGCGGTGACGCAGCAGGCGTCCGGCAAGGTGCTGGGCTTCTGCCGGTCGGGCGCGCGGTCCATGCTGGGGTGGGCGTTGTCTCAGTCGCAAGATCGTCCGGCGGATGAGATTCTCACGCTGGCGCGCGACGCGGGACATGATCTGTCGCCGTTTCGTGAGGTGTTCGAGGCGCGCCACGGACCTGCCGTCTGA